The DNA region gaagtcctccagcatcatgatcaaatatgattttgaaactagatcttgcttttctggtgtgttgggatattccatgtttattttggtggagaattgggctccaatgatgccatgtagtcttggtttctgttgcttgggttcctgcgcttgcctctcgccatcagattatctctagtgttactttgttctgctatttctgacagtggcaagactgtcctataagcctgtgtgtcaggagtgctgtagacctgttttcctgttttctttcagccagttatggggacagagtgttctgctttcgggcgtgtagtttttcctctctacaggtcttcagctgttcctgtgggcctgtgtcttgagttcaccaggcaggtcacttgcagcagaaaagttggtcttacctgtggtcccgaggctcaagtttggtcgcggggtgctgcccacgagctctctgcggcagtggcaaccaggaagatctgcgccgcccttttcgggagcttccgtgcactagggttccagatggcctttggtgttttcctctggcgtccgagatgtgtgtgcagagtgcagtctcttctggtttcccaggcgtgtctgtctctctgaaggtttagctctccctcccacgggatttgggtgcagagaactgtttatccggtctgtttccttcaggttctggcggtgtctccctgtctgtcttttTATCTCTCATTCTTTCGACAGTATCTTtcagtggcctggaactcatgtgATTGTCTGGACCAACTGGCCAATGAACCTCCAAGATTCTCCCCTACTTTCCCTCTGCTGTAGTTACAGTCACTGTGTTTTACATAGCAACTGAAGATTGCAAGAAAACTGGGCTACCTCCCCCGCCACCACCACTCCCAAGTCGCCTTAAGGTTTTTATGTTTAttcctttcattcattacatCCTAACTAAAGATTCCCCTCCCTgacctcttcctgtctctccctcaccTCCATTCTCCCTCAGATCCACCCCTTATCCTGCCTCCCCTCAGACAAAACAgtcctcccagggacatcaaccaaactcTGCTACAATAAAACCAGGCATATACCATCATCACATCAAGACTCAGTACAAGGAAAAGGGTCCcacaagtaggcaaaagagtcagggacACCTCCACCCTTTCCCATTGTTAGgattcccacaagaacaccaagttcCACCCATAACATATATTCAAAGGACCCAGGTCAGACTCTCACAGGCTCCCTGGTTTCTGCATGCCACCCTGAGTCCCAGTCAGTTGATTTTGTggaccatgttctcctggtgtgtccctgacccctctggttcctctgattcttcctactcctcctcaGCAGGACTCCCAGAGCTCCACCTAATGTCTGTCTGTATACCTCTGcgtctgctcccatcagttgttCGATGAACTCTCTGTGGTGCTAGGCTCTGGTTCCAGAACATTctgcaggcaggacaaactgtAAGTGGAAGTTCTGTGACTGGATTGGTGCCCCAGTCCCTCTTTGACGCCTTGCCTGGTTACAAAAGATGGCTGATTCAGGCTCCATGTCTCTGTCACTGGCGGTCTTTGTTAGGGTTACTCTTGGAGTTTCCACTGTGCTAGGTTTCTACGTTGCCCCCAAAACGCCTCCCAAATCCAGTCTTTTCTTCCAGTATTTTCTCCTCCCTCACTACTCGAACCCTTTGTTCCCACCCATCCAGTTCATCAGCTGAATCTATTCTCTTTACCCTTCCCAGGGAGGTCCTTGTGTCCCTCCTTAACCCACTGAGCATGTAAGTGTGATTAGCTAGCCTTCTGTGAGATCATTCTCTAGTTTTTATGATTCTAATCTCAACCTTCTCGGGTTGCTCCTCAGTTTACAAACAACACATAGTTAAAAATCTCACATAATAGGAACTCTGTTCTAGGATTGCACCTTGCCTTAATGAACTGCATATGCCTGCTTGCTTTACACTATAAATATTCAGTACCTTTTATAAATAATAacttacttaaaaataaacaggACTCCTTAGCCCCAAGCTATTAATCTCCTGCAGGTGTGGTGGCCTAAAGTAGAGTTCATTTATCCACCAAAAACAATCCTGGGAGGCACACCCTTTCATGGTTAGTCAACCATAGTCACAACCATAGCCTCTGATCCACAAGAACCATCAGCAGGATGTGCCATCACCAATAAAGGAATGACTCAAACAAACATGAGGCATCTCGTAACAAGTTGACTCAGCACCTCAGGCACAGTTAGGAATCTGCCCGGCTAACAAGCTCTATCAGTTAACAACTcgggaataaaataaaaagaagcttaCTGCCCGCATGAAGTACACATAAAAACTGAGACCTGGTACAGGGTTATCCACATCACACGGAAAGCAATCATGGGGTGAAATTACACACTTGCTCAGGTCTATCTAGCTGACTTGGTCTCAATCTGTCGACCTCTTTGTCTCTCGAATTTTCAGGTTGGCATATTCTCTGTGTAGTACCTACACTAAGCCACAAATTGATTTAGCTGGCCAAGGGCACACATCCCTCACCCAAGCTGTGGCTCAAAGGCCTCAGAGCCTCCCAGTTAAAGAGGTTTCTTTTGCCATGCTTACCTCCCCAGTAGGGTGTAGATGGTACTGAAAAAGTCACCACTACATTTTTTGACTTAACTACAGGCTTTCTGTATTTGAAGAACACTCTGCTTGGTCAAGGGAGGAAACTGCTTATTAGCAATGATATGTGAAGAGAAAGGGCTTGAAATGCACTATAAACCTCAGTCTAGCTCAtttgtattttgggagaaaggaaaagaataaaaattaaaaagcaaaaaggaagaCAGAGGTAGAAGGAGTATTTTCATTTAATATGCAATTAACTGATTTCCGTTTGACAAGTCTTTACTACAGAGCCAGTATATGCTGATAGTGATCATTCTGAAATGGAGAGTGTCCGTGTTGACTGCTTTCTCAGTACCCAAGGACTCGAGCAATGAAGACTCTGCCATTACAGCTTCCTAGGCAGCAGTCCTCAGTCACATTGGAATCTCTTTCCATTAAACTGTTCACTCCTTGCCTGCCAaaggcacattttaaaaaattacgcTGCTTTCAAAATatctaattttgttgttgttgttgttgttgttcttgttgttcttgttgttgttgtagctgttgatgggaggaatttcttttctgatccagtttacttggagttctgtaggcttcttgtctgtttatgggcatctctttctttagtttagggaagctttcttccataattttgttgaaaacatttacTAGCCCTTCAGGTtaggagtcttcattctcttctatacctaatatccttaggtttggtcttttcattgtgtcctggatttccagaTGTTTTGGGATAgcagctttttgcattttacattctctttgatggttgtgtcaatgttttctatggtaccttctgcccctgagatcctctcttctatctcttatgttctgttggtgatgcttgcatctatgactcctgatctcttccctaggttttctatctccagggttctctccctttgtgctttctttattgtttctgttttcatttttaaatcctggacattcatttttaaattgttcaattccttcacccgtttggttatgttttcctataattctttaagggatttttttgtttcctctttaagagcttctacttgtttacttgtgttgtcctgcttttttttccaaatatctaaATATTTTACAAACATTAATTACCCACTCAGTTCCTTTTCCTCTTTATAAACACAGAAGCCACATCCTTGAGATTAGGCATTCTTTCAAGTTTAGTAGGTTGAGAGATTCACTGATGTAAGATATCCTCTTCATCCTATGAATGCACTTGCAGTCATTCAGATTAAAATTAGCACCCACATGAGTCATGCTTAGTGACCTAAACACCCTATAAAAGAGTAGCCGCTAAAGGGAAGATATGGAAGTTAGGTGCTACAGAAGGTAAAGGCTGTCTCTATGGAGCCACTGGCCATCCTGGTGCTGCTGTGCTTTCCGATCTGCTCAGCATATCCTCTGCATGGGGCAGTGAGACAAGACCACTCAACCATGGATCTTGCTCAGGTAATCAGTCAGTGGCGGGGATCCACTTTAGCCAAATGGAGGCACACCCAAACCCCTTAGTCTTCCTACAGGAGCAGTTAAGTCAATTAGAAGTTGTGTTGGAAAATATCAAAGTGTAAGAGGTAGAAACTCCATCTTAACAGAAAAGAGGCAATAAGGAAGCATAGTTACTCAGGGTAAATAACAGCAGCATATGTGAGGACACTAGGAAATGGATGAGGTCGCTCCTGTGTTAGAATTATGTAACTTAAAATACTTTAGGAGAGAGGACATGATATTATTTATCTCCTACAATTTCAAGAAACAAAGTATACtctaatttttcatttgtgaaAAATGAATTTATCCAACATACTCAACATTGACAGGTTTGTGTTAATGATGGAAATAAAAAACTTAGATATATATAGATTACTATTTAATGCACTCATATACTCATGCCAACATATTTACTTTGGTAGCAAATTAAATtgcaatgaaataataaaatgaggCATCTTAGCAGGAAGAAATCAAATGAAGAACTATGTCTTCTTTCACTAAACTGGGGATAAGTAAAATCGATCTTGAGATTTGTTGTATAAGTGTTTATATTTCATAGCAATCATTCTAAAACTATGGTTGTTTTTCCACTAGCAATACCTAGAAAAATACTACAACTTTAGaaaaaatgagaaacaatttttcaaaagaaaggaCAGTAGTCCTGTTgtcaaaaaaattgaagaaatgcAGAAGTTCCTTGGGCTGGAGATGACAGGGAAGCTGGACTCGAACACTGTGGAGATGATGCACAAGCCCCGGTGTGGTGTTCCCGACGTCGGTGGCTTCAGTACCTTTCCAGGTTCACCCAAATGGAGGAAAAACCACATCTCCTACAGGTAACGGCTCCAGAATATTCACACAGCATTAAAAAATGTGTTGGAAGCCTCACAGAAACAAAGAttaccttctctgatttctctcaTCCAGGATTGTGAATTATACACTGGATTTACCAAGAGAGAGTGTGGATTCTGCCATTGAGAGAGCTTTGAAGGTCTGGGAGGAGGTGACCCCACTCACATTCTCCAGGATCTCTGAAGGAGAGGCTGACATAATGATCTCCTTTGCAGTTGGAGGTAATGCAGATGTATAGTCATTCATCTGATATTTGGGTTGTTCAGGCCACTCAAACAAAATACCTCACATTGGGAAATCTGTAAACAACACAAATGTATCGTTCAGACTTCCAGAacctgagaaaataaaataacggGGTGGTCAGACTCCGGCTGGTGTGTTCTTAGGTGGCACCTATATTACCTCCTGTGGCAAAAGCAGACGAGGGCCCCCCTCCAACTTCTTTCCCCTAGGCACTGAGCATCCACAGAGACTCACACCCTGGCCATCTTCTAAAGACCATGGCTGCCTAGCATTCCTGTCATACAGAAGATTACATTTAGACATCTGGAGTTTGAGAGAAATCAATAGTCAAGCCACACAGCCCCTCTGCTCTCTTTCTGAAAAGGGGCTAGAGGAAATTCTAATACTTAcatttctgtacatttttttccaTCAGAACATGGAGACTTTTACCCTTTTGATGGAGTGGGACAGAGCTTGGCTCATGCCTACCCACCTGGCCCTGGATTTTATGGAGATGCTCACTTCGATGATGATGAGAAATGGTCACTGGGACCCTCAGGTAGGATGGGGTCATATATGAGTTTTCTAAAAATAGCTTGATTGTCTAGAGCAAGTCTCAAATGGAATGTTCTGCTAGCTGCACTTTCTGATTAGCTGTGTGGCAAACTGACGCGCTATTCATCTAACCATCACTAATGAACCATGTAAGCTGACTCTTTCCTTGCCCCCAAGTACAATATAGTGGGTGCCATCCGACAGGGTTTAAGTAGAAGCTATTCACCACTGTTGACCACCCCTATAATAGAGCAGTAGTGATTAATGAATGAATGCCATTGAGTAAGTTGAGACCCTCCATGTTGCCCTGAGCTCTCAGAGAAGCAAACATTAACTGAAGTTTGTCCTTACTAACTGGGCAGCCCTGCAGCATGTGCCATGTGATATGATCTGCTTTTGTTTGAACAACATTTCTTCTCTTTAACTGCATGAACCCCTGCTTGATACTGAGTGCCAACAGAGCCCTTTCAGGTCTGAGTCCAGCTGTGCTCATGGCAGAAACCAGTAATAGATGTTTCTGTTCATACTGAGTTGTGGGGTCTTCCAATGGCACTTCCAATTACCACACAGCTAATTTTCTCTAAAATTTAGTTTTGGGAAGTTTCATAAATGTGATGCACTGTGAATTTATCTGTTCCATTAACTTAGGGAGATTTTTATAATAATCAGATGTTCATGATGGTGATGAAATTCTCCATGGTTTTGTTACTTCAGAAGTTGAAGAATATATAAACAACTTGTGATTGATTTAAACTGTGGTTAAACGCAGCTCATTACTAAATCTTAACAATAGCTTCTGGTTTCTAGACAGTAAAGATTGCTGTTTCTTGCATGTGAATCATTTTGGTCCAGCCAAAGAAATCTCTTTGCAAACAAGGCTTAACACTGTAGATACAGGAAGAGCTATCTTAAGCGAGAGGACAACTACAGAGCAGTTAGTGAAACACTGTCTTATACACTGACTTCAAGTCAACTGTGAACATCTGACTAGTAGGCAGCATGCCATCGAGTGAGCCCACAAAGAAGGAAAAATCAGTGTGGAATCCCAAGGACGCCCTGTATGGTTGGCATGAGCAATAAGTGCTTGTTTGTGGAATAGTAACTGCTAAACTCTGAACATTTGTGGTTTCTCAAACAGGGACCAAtttattcctggttgctgcgcaTGAACTTGGTCACTCCCTGGGTCTCTTTCACTCAAACAACAAAGAATCTCTGATGTACCCAGTCTACAGGTTCTCCACGAGCCAAGCCAACATTCGCCTTTCTCAGGATGATATAGAGGGCATTCAATCCCTGTATGGTGAGCATGAAGAAAAAGAGGCCTGGGGTGGGCTTGCTTTAGTCAGTGCTCTTTAAGAATGTGATTCAGTAAGTCTCAGGaaagctttgtttttatttgtgtgtgtgtgtgtgtgtgtgtgtgtgtgtgtgtgtgtgtgtgtgtgtggtgtgtgtgcgtgtgtgtggtgtgtgtgtgtgtgtgtgagagagagagagagagagagagagagagagagagagagaaagagaaagagggagagagagcaagcgctatgcatgcctgtgtgtgtatactatgGCATACATGTGAAGGTCAACCTGTGGGAGTGGGTTATCTCCTTTGATCATATGTGTCCTGTGTGGTGATGACATGAGACATCCCAAGTTGTCAGGCCTCCAGCAGGTTCCTTTActaccagctgagccttctctctggcCCCAGGATCAAATATCTACACACTGCTTCATCTCAAAACACCATGAAGAAGTTTGGATAGTTTGTAAATTGTTTCATGCTTCCCTGACCTACTAATACTTGCTTTTTCTAAACTTCTCTCCCTTCAGGAGCCCGCCCCTCCTCTGATGCCACAGTGGTTCCTGTGCCCTCTGTCTCTCCAAAACCTGAGACCCCAGTCAAATGTGATCCTGCTTTGTCCTTTGATGCAGTCACCATGCTGAGAGGGGAATTCCTATTCTTTAAAGACAGGTTAGACAAAAACATTTTCCTAGCTACTCTCCTGGTATTCAatgctcaaaaagaaaaataaacttgaaattAGATATAATGAATGTATAGaataaatgtaatataataaACAATACATTTCAGGCGTGTTTCAAAATCATTCAGCTCTGGTTTAAAGAGTATTTTTAAAGACCCCCTTGGCATTGTCCAGAATATTTTTTTAGACTCCCAGAAGATGATTATTTTTGGAAAGTAGAATGTAAGATCCATACAATCAGGGAAGTCtgtcccttatttttatttttcatttcttatatatCATAACTCATAGAACTTCTAAAAGCACCAGCCATCTTTAGAACCAGACAAGTATCTTTATTCTTGTTAGGAAGTGCTATTATTTCAATTaattcattttagaaaatatgATTCATGTGCATGCAGAATTCTCAAGTAGTATCAAAAGATGTAAGAACAATCCCTTCCATTTGTGCTGTCCCTGAGCCCTACCTATGTGTACCTCCTGCCACCAATTTTTTTGTACTGACTTCCAAGGTCctcacattttaaaagataaatgtcattttaaaattcttaaaatatataatattttacataCTCTTGAGTGGAATCGAGCTGAGGAATTTTATTGGAACAGGGTGAATGTTCCTGTTAACCTGGGCTGTATCCACTGCCTGGAATCTCATGTAGAACTCCAGCGCACACTGCTGCTGCAGATGAAGCAGCATCAAGCAGAAGGCTGTTCCCCAGGCTTagtgtttttaaagagaaagactaTTGTGGTTTTCATATATTACAGGCACTTCTGGCGTAGAACCCAGTGGAATCCCGAGCCTGAATTCCATTTGATTTCAGCATTTTGGCCCTCTCTTCCTTCAGGCTTAGATGCTGCCTATGAGGCAAATAACAAGGACAGAGTTCTGATTTTTAAAGGTAAGAACTGTACAAAAGTTTGTTGAAAGAAATCTTATTACAACGCCTTTGCACTATGAAGTCTCTTCATTGTATTAAATTTGAGATGTTTTATTGGAATGAGAACAGATCAAAATTGGTGATTGTGAacgagcattttaaacaaatctgAGCTTCAACAAGTTTGCCTTATAAGGTGAATCTTTTAAGGGAAGTCTTAGAAGTGTAGACTAAGTGGTCATTATAAGAAATGGTTATGATAACTCATAGGGAATAAGTAATTGATATAAATACagagtaaatacataaaaatgaactcaGAAAAGACAGTGAACATGTTCATCTATTTTTTCATTTACTATTTACTCATTCAGAAAGTATCATTTTTAAGGCAAGGTCTTAGTATGTACCCCCAGATGATCTCAAACTCACTTACTGTGTAggtaaggctggcctcaaacccctagaaatccacctgcctctgactccccagTGTCAGGCTTAAAGGTCTGTGCCAACATACTCAACCAGGAACTATTGTTTTAAATACCTGCGATGTCCTAAGCACAGAGTTGGCAGTTATGAAAAAACAAGACTTTGGCTTTCATCTTTATCGCAACAATTCACTATTCTCATTTCTAAAACCAATTAGCTTCATTTGAACAAattttcttgggtgtggttaTTCAACAGGAAGTCAGTTCTGGGCAGTCCGAGGAAATGAAGTCCAAGCAGGTTACCCAAAGAGGATCCACACTCTTGGCTTTCCTCCCACCGTGAAGAAGATTGATGCAGCTGTTtttgaaaaggagaagaagaagacgTATTTCTTTGTAGGTGACAAATACTGGAGGTGAGTTACATTGGGCAACTCTGCTTAGAGCACAATTCCGGAGGTTAGTTCTCTCTTTTGAAGGATTCCTGCATGCCCTCTAATGTTCCCAAAATTCAAATTTTCTGATTAAGTAAAAGACAATGATTCAACTTGACAAACAGGGCTTTTCCAGTGTGCATCACTGGCCATGAGGAATAGTGAACTGGAGGGCCACAGGCATACTGCCTTCCCCTGCCACTGTCCCTCATCTTAAGGCTGCTCTCAAAGCTTGGTGCAGCAGACTGGAGGCTCTACCAGGATGATCCTAGTGTGGTACAAACCAAGAGTCTATTTTTAGCCAAGTGTCATAACTTAGCTTTCATCTTCTGTTTATATAGATTGTATGCATTATGACAGGTAGATCCATAAGGTCTGTGTCCAGGCTTAGAAAATTGACCTTAGGTACATACGTGGAATCTGTATAAACTTTAGCATGATGTCCCTGTTTCAGGAGCTCATTCATTACTCTATGAGAGATGCTTGCAAGCCCAGGAAGTGTGAATGTTACCATACCCTCCTACACAAAAACTATTTAGCACTGCACAATTAGAAAAGTTATCATAGGATCCCATGCAGGATTGTTAGCACCACATCACACTGAGTCAATGGGACTTGTCACAGTATGGATCTGTATTTTTTCATTTGCTGTAGATTTGATGAGACAAGACAGCTTATGGATAAAGGCTTCCCGAGACTGATAACAGATGACTTCCCAGGAATTGAGCCACAAGTTGATGCTGTGTTACATGCATTTGGTAAGAAGCACTTCATATCATTGACAACAAGGGTATTTTGGGTATTTTATGGTATCACAGTTAAATATATGCTGGGCTGTTTGAAATATTCTTAGACTTTTATATAAAACTGTTACAATAAATATTTGCCCACAAAATTTTAATATTTCCTAAAACTTACCAAAGTATACATAAAATTGACTGATCAAAACTTGATGCGGTTATTAATGTCAATAATTAAGTGAGAAATTGAA from Rattus norvegicus strain BN/NHsdMcwi chromosome 8, GRCr8, whole genome shotgun sequence includes:
- the Mmp10 gene encoding stromelysin-2 isoform X1; amino-acid sequence: MEPLAILVLLCFPICSAYPLHGAVRQDHSTMDLAQQYLEKYYNFRKNEKQFFKRKDSSPVVKKIEEMQKFLGLEMTGKLDSNTVEMMHKPRCGVPDVGGFSTFPGSPKWRKNHISYRIVNYTLDLPRESVDSAIERALKVWEEVTPLTFSRISEGEADIMISFAVGEHGDFYPFDGVGQSLAHAYPPGPGFYGDAHFDDDEKWSLGPSGTNLFLVAAHELGHSLGLFHSNNKESLMYPVYRFSTSQANIRLSQDDIEGIQSLYARPSSDATVVPVPSVSPKPETPVKCDPALSFDAVTMLRGEFLFFKDRHFWRRTQWNPEPEFHLISAFWPSLPSGLDAAYEANNKDRVLIFKGSQFWAVRGNEVQAGYPKRIHTLGFPPTVKKIDAAVFEKEKKKTYFFVGDKYWRFDETRQLMDKGFPRLITDDFPGIEPQVDAVLHAFGFFYFFRGSSQFEFDPNARTVTHTLKSNSWLLC
- the Mmp10 gene encoding stromelysin-2 precursor, yielding MEPLAILVLLCFPICSAYPLHGAVRQDHSTMDLAQQYLEKYYNFRKNEKQFFKRKDSSPVVKKIEEMQKFLGLEMTGKLDSNTVEMMHKPRCGVPDVGGFSTFPGSPKWRKNHISYRIVNYTLDLPRESVDSAIERALKVWEEVTPLTFSRISEGEADIMISFAVGEHGDFYPFDGVGQSLAHAYPPGPGFYGDAHFDDDEKWSLGPSGTNLFLVAAHELGHSLGLFHSNNKESLMYPVYRFSTSQANIRLSQDDIEGIQSLYGARPSSDATVVPVPSVSPKPETPVKCDPALSFDAVTMLRGEFLFFKDRHFWRRTQWNPEPEFHLISAFWPSLPSGLDAAYEANNKDRVLIFKGSQFWAVRGNEVQAGYPKRIHTLGFPPTVKKIDAAVFEKEKKKTYFFVGDKYWRFDETRQLMDKGFPRLITDDFPGIEPQVDAVLHAFGFFYFFRGSSQFEFDPNARTVTHTLKSNSWLLC